One Panicum virgatum strain AP13 chromosome 3N, P.virgatum_v5, whole genome shotgun sequence DNA segment encodes these proteins:
- the LOC120663732 gene encoding uncharacterized protein LOC120663732, with protein MDDSTVPLHLGFVKESEKQPMEIEGGGSGSAETRGPSRGKKRPLSPRGEEVEDSPRSTTMDTDDEWLVSDSGSEEEEDDADDDNGNQGLYPPLTIEKFPRASCDPDKQTELLYANPLTKLHGPTPTRLFPAFKTGEHIFRSDYNLADLSDITVSNAGDCLNGC; from the exons ATGGATGATTCCACCGTCCCTCTTCATCTCGGGTTTGTGAAGGAGAGCGAGAAGCAGCCAATGGAGATTGAGGGAGGCGGTAGCGGATCGGCGGAGACCCGTGGCCCTTCCCGCGGCAAGAAGAGGCCACTTTCCCCGCGGGGCGAGGAAGTCGAGGATTCACCCAGGTCTACCACCATGGATACTGACGATGAATGGTTGGTCAGCGACAGCggcagcgaggaggaggaggacgacgccgacgacgataATGGGAATCAAG GGTTGTATCCCCCTCTTACAATTGAAAAATTCCCAAGGGCTAGTTGTGACCCTGACAAGCAAACTGAGTTGTTGTATGCAAATCCACTGACTAAGCTTCATGGGCCTACACCAACCAGGCTTTTCCCTGCATTCAAGACTGGCGAGCATATATTCAGATCAGACTACAATCTTGCTGATCTATCTGACA TCACTGTGAGCAATGCTGGAGATTGCTTAAATGGATGCTAG